Part of the bacterium genome is shown below.
GGAGATGGGCGTGTTGATCATCCGCTCGGGAAAATGCTCTTCCAGGCCGAGCGTGACGGTAAAGGCCCCGCCCCATCCGCCGGGAATTGCGATGTCCTCGCCGATGCAGAACACGCGCTCGTCCCGCTGCATTTCCCGGCGGATACATTCCCTGAGAGCTTCCGCTATGCCACGTTTCTTCATCTTTACTCTACTTTGACTGTGTATATCAAGTTTGGAGTTGTTTCCTCAATGGCGGCAAGCGTTTGCGTTTTTTCCAGTGATAGAAGTAGGCGGCTTGCTTACGACGGTTCAGCCGGGTTGCACGATCGCAAAGGTGGGCAAGCGTGTTGCTTTGCAGTTCCTCATGCAGCAGTTGTCCGATGATGGTTCGCAACTCCTGGACGGACAGACATGGCGATACCTTTTTCCCCCCGCCGCTTCTCTTGCGTCAGAAACCAAGTGGCAATCAACGCGAGCGTCTGATGGTGATGCCAACCTTCCCACGTACGGACCTGGTACTGTGCCAAACCCGTTTCGCCCTTGGCTCGCCGAAGACATTCTTCGATGCGGTGTTCGGCACCCAGCACTCGGGCAAAGTCTCGCAGGGGCGTGTCAAACGGCGCATCGGACAGACAGTAGTCATGCTTGATCGTCTTGCGACCTTGCCGTTCGCGAAAGATCACAAGCGTCTCTTCGGGGCCGTTGCGACGCCCCAGTTTGGTCTGCACCCGGGCCTTCACCGCTTCGACAACCAAGGGTCCCTTCTCGCCCGCACGAACCTCGATCCGCGTCCAGTTTTTCGCCGTCTTCATCCAACCGTCGGCACGCTGGAAGGGGACTTTTGGCGGCTGCCCCGAACCGCTGTAGGGCGGTGGCGTGGCGTCCAGATCGCGAACCAACGTGTTACTGGGCACGGCCAACAGGTAGCGTTCCTTCATGCCGCGCAATTCCTTGCGAAACCCGCTGCTTCGGCCCATTTCGTCATCTCCCGTCACCCACGCATGCGGCAACACGCCGCGGTGTTCGCGAAGCATTTCCAAGGCCAGTTCGTGACGTGTACGAAAGCCAACTTCCTTCGGAACCCCCGCCCGCTTGCAGCGCTGCTTGTCCTGCGTCCACTCCTTGGGCAAGTACAGCCTCGTATCGACCAAGGCGTGTTCCCTGCGGGTGACGTAGCCCAGGTAGACACCAACCTGGCAGTTGTCCACCTTGCCCGCCCGCCCGCACCACTGCCGTGCCACTCCCACCGACGCCTTGCCTTGCTTGAGCACCCCCGAGGGATCGATGACCAGCACGCCATCCGCTTCCCCCAACGCCGCTCCGATCTGACGCGCCAACTCGCCGATCAAAGGCTGCCACCGCCATGGCTTCTGGCCTATGAACTTCTGCAAGGGTTGCCGGTCTTGCTCATGAAGGTAAGC
Proteins encoded:
- a CDS encoding alpha-ketoacid dehydrogenase subunit beta — encoded protein: MKKRGIAEALRECIRREMQRDERVFCIGEDIAIPGGWGGAFTVTLGLEEHFPERMINTPISENGFFGVALGAAIMGLRPIVDVQYGDFLFCAMDQIANQ
- a CDS encoding IS701 family transposase, which encodes MERRFAVRYEELMKEAEVKPETLEGVLGRLKEFVRPFAASLTPLAQRDHLEEYVAGLVSNVKRKNIETIAYLHEQDRQPLQKFIGQKPWRWQPLIGELARQIGAALGEADGVLVIDPSGVLKQGKASVGVARQWCGRAGKVDNCQVGVYLGYVTRREHALVDTRLYLPKEWTQDKQRCKRAGVPKEVGFRTRHELALEMLREHRGVLPHAWVTGDDEMGRSSGFRKELRGMKERYLLAVPSNTLVRDLDATPPPYSGSGQPPKVPFQRADGWMKTAKNWTRIEVRAGEKGPLVVEAVKARVQTKLGRRNGPEETLVIFRERQGRKTIKHDYCLSDAPFDTPLRDFARVLGAEHRIEECLRRAKGETGLAQYQVRTWEGWHHHQTLALIATWFLTQEKRRGEKGIAMSVRPGVANHHRTTAA